One region of Wolbachia endosymbiont of Drosophila innubila genomic DNA includes:
- a CDS encoding Na+/H+ antiporter NhaC family protein — MFYLTNFLPILLFLFLFVGSGIYFTILGVSNAFYQLSPLVAIVPAIALGWVLYKGNTEEKMYAFLDGVRDRNIITMCIIFLLAGAFSEVTKAIGSADATVNLALSFIPTQFLLIGLFFVAAFISTAIGTSMGTIATIAPIAVELTQAGISPSLGVATVVGGAMFGDNLSIISDTTIASVMSQKADIKKKLKLNAKVALIASIFTIIILFYSSSNSAAISVKEYSLLLVTPYIILILLANFGINVFTALVLSITFAGIIGFINNNNHGLLFLSQNITKGFMSMHEIMLLSLMVGGLSGLVGKNSKELADKLSSWVMIQRGGQKTAQLFIAKIVSIFDILLANNTIAIIFSGEIARDIAKKYEIPPHYSAAWLGIFSCVFQGLIPYGAQLLLASTIAGVSPLAVVPHVYYCYVLGIIAVLYIVLNKIEKKDCA; from the coding sequence ATGTTTTATCTTACAAATTTTTTGCCTATTTTACTGTTCCTATTTCTTTTTGTAGGAAGTGGTATATATTTTACTATTCTTGGCGTGTCAAATGCTTTTTATCAGTTATCTCCACTGGTAGCCATTGTTCCTGCCATAGCTCTGGGTTGGGTTTTATACAAGGGCAATACTGAAGAAAAAATGTATGCCTTTCTAGATGGGGTAAGAGATCGTAATATTATCACTATGTGTATCATTTTCTTACTTGCAGGTGCATTCAGTGAAGTAACTAAAGCAATCGGTAGTGCTGATGCCACAGTTAATTTGGCTCTTTCATTTATACCAACACAATTTTTACTCATAGGATTATTTTTTGTAGCAGCTTTCATCTCCACTGCTATTGGTACATCAATGGGCACCATTGCAACAATTGCTCCTATTGCAGTTGAACTGACACAAGCTGGAATTTCTCCTTCCTTAGGAGTTGCAACCGTTGTAGGAGGAGCAATGTTTGGCGACAATTTATCTATTATCTCTGATACTACAATTGCATCTGTGATGTCTCAAAAGGCTGATATAAAGAAAAAATTAAAACTGAATGCAAAAGTGGCACTAATTGCTTCTATATTCACAATAATTATATTATTTTATAGCTCAAGCAATAGTGCTGCTATTTCAGTTAAGGAGTATTCTTTATTGCTTGTGACTCCTTACATAATACTTATATTGCTTGCAAACTTTGGAATAAATGTATTTACGGCATTGGTTTTAAGCATAACTTTTGCTGGAATCATTGGATTTATAAATAACAACAATCATGGTTTATTGTTTTTAAGCCAAAACATCACCAAAGGGTTTATGAGTATGCATGAAATTATGCTACTGTCATTGATGGTTGGCGGGCTTTCAGGACTGGTAGGTAAAAATTCTAAGGAGCTTGCAGATAAACTTTCATCTTGGGTTATGATACAACGTGGTGGACAAAAAACTGCGCAATTATTTATTGCAAAAATAGTCAGCATATTTGATATTTTACTTGCAAATAACACCATCGCTATAATTTTTAGTGGTGAAATTGCTAGAGATATTGCTAAGAAATATGAAATACCGCCTCACTATAGTGCAGCATGGCTAGGCATATTTTCTTGTGTATTTCAAGGATTAATACCGTATGGCGCTCAATTGCTTTTGGCTAGCACTATTGCTGGAGTTTCACCTTTGGCAGTCGTGCCACACGTATACTATTGCTATGTTTTAGGTATTATTGCAGTGTTATATATTG
- the lon gene encoding endopeptidase La — MNIERAVSSSFTALPVLPLRDVVIFPNIMVPLFIGREKSVNALEYAISSSNHQNEIFLVAQKDGSVDNPEPEDLYEVGVLASIVQPLIKLPDNAVKVIIRGIRRGRVVEYISSHTLLQARVELDNYYKEDEDNIDLEALRRSVVDAFDSWCKLNKKNQPEVAINSIDQIKEVDQLVDTVASHLNIKVSDKQSILEAYDPEERLKKAFAFIEREMSILNAQNRLYKTIKSQVESTQKVYYLNEQLKAIQKELGEFENGDEGNILNEFEKKINETKLSQEAREKAITDLKRYKKMNPISPEATVISSYLHWLLELPWGKYKDAKINLNAAKKILDENHYGIEKVKDRIIEFLAVLKRVKEIKGPILCLVGPPGVGKTSLAKSMARAVGRDFVRIALGGVCDESEIRGHRKTYIGSMPGKIIQHMKKANSCNPLFLLDEIDKMGSDSRGDPASALLEVLDTEHNKHFTDHYLEVEFDLSSVMFVATANSLNLPHPLRDRMEIIQLSGYTEDEKISIATHHLIPKLKKEHGLYQKEWDITNEALYELIRLYTRESGVRSMERELAKLMRKAVKEILTDKNKKISVGVDNLQDYLGVRKYTFGIAENESLVGIVTGLAYTETGGDILMIESVLIPGKGEIKYTGKLGEVMQESIKAAYSYIRSNCLFFGIKPEKFQNNDIHLHVPEGAVPKDGPSAGGAVCTSIVSLMTNISVNKNVAMTGEVTLRGRVLAIGGLREKLLAALRGSIKTVIIPSENEKDMQEIPASIKEGINVVFAKNIDEVMKVALMHPTTPINGDDNQNSVPSSIENKDDTFPISETLKH; from the coding sequence ATGAACATTGAACGTGCTGTAAGCTCTAGTTTTACTGCATTGCCAGTATTACCTTTAAGAGATGTAGTAATTTTTCCAAATATAATGGTGCCTTTATTCATAGGCAGAGAAAAATCTGTTAATGCACTAGAGTATGCAATAAGTAGTAGTAATCACCAAAATGAGATTTTTCTTGTAGCACAGAAAGATGGCTCTGTTGATAATCCAGAGCCTGAAGATCTTTATGAAGTAGGTGTGTTAGCAAGCATTGTACAACCGTTAATAAAATTACCTGACAATGCAGTAAAAGTTATAATCCGGGGGATAAGAAGGGGAAGAGTTGTAGAATATATTAGCTCTCATACTTTATTACAAGCCAGGGTAGAGTTAGACAATTATTATAAAGAAGATGAAGACAATATTGATTTAGAAGCTTTAAGGCGGTCTGTTGTAGACGCGTTCGATAGCTGGTGTAAGCTAAACAAGAAAAATCAACCCGAGGTTGCCATTAACTCCATTGATCAAATCAAAGAAGTTGATCAACTTGTAGACACGGTAGCTTCACATTTAAATATAAAAGTATCAGATAAACAAAGTATACTTGAGGCTTATGACCCAGAAGAGCGTTTAAAAAAAGCTTTTGCTTTTATTGAGAGAGAAATGAGTATTTTGAACGCACAAAACCGTTTATATAAGACAATTAAATCGCAAGTTGAAAGCACTCAGAAAGTTTACTACCTTAACGAGCAATTGAAAGCTATACAGAAAGAATTAGGCGAATTTGAGAATGGTGATGAAGGGAATATACTCAATGAATTTGAAAAAAAGATAAATGAAACAAAGCTTTCTCAGGAAGCAAGAGAGAAAGCTATAACTGATTTGAAGAGATACAAGAAAATGAATCCCATTTCTCCTGAAGCTACAGTTATATCTAGTTACTTGCATTGGTTGCTTGAGTTGCCATGGGGAAAGTACAAAGATGCAAAAATTAACTTAAATGCAGCTAAGAAAATCTTAGATGAAAATCATTATGGCATAGAGAAAGTAAAAGATAGAATAATAGAATTTTTAGCGGTATTAAAAAGAGTAAAAGAGATAAAAGGTCCTATACTTTGCTTAGTTGGACCGCCAGGTGTTGGTAAAACTTCTTTAGCTAAGTCTATGGCAAGAGCAGTAGGAAGAGATTTTGTTCGCATAGCTCTTGGTGGTGTGTGTGATGAGTCTGAGATACGAGGGCATAGGAAAACTTATATTGGCTCAATGCCTGGTAAAATCATTCAACACATGAAAAAAGCTAATTCATGCAACCCGCTTTTTCTGCTTGATGAAATAGATAAGATGGGTTCTGATTCGCGTGGCGATCCTGCGTCTGCATTACTTGAGGTTTTAGATACTGAGCACAATAAACACTTTACGGATCATTACTTGGAAGTTGAGTTTGATCTTTCAAGTGTAATGTTTGTAGCTACGGCAAACAGCTTAAATTTACCACATCCTTTGCGTGATAGGATGGAAATTATACAATTGTCCGGGTATACTGAAGATGAAAAAATCAGTATTGCTACACACCACCTTATTCCGAAGTTAAAGAAGGAGCATGGTTTGTATCAGAAGGAATGGGACATAACTAATGAGGCGTTATACGAGTTGATACGTTTATATACACGTGAAAGTGGTGTGCGGAGTATGGAAAGGGAGCTTGCAAAGCTCATGAGAAAGGCAGTTAAAGAAATATTGACTGATAAAAATAAGAAAATATCCGTAGGGGTTGACAATTTACAAGATTATTTAGGGGTACGTAAATATACCTTTGGCATTGCGGAAAATGAGAGTTTAGTAGGAATAGTAACTGGGCTCGCCTATACTGAAACAGGTGGTGATATTTTGATGATAGAATCAGTCCTAATTCCGGGCAAGGGAGAAATAAAATACACAGGAAAGCTTGGAGAGGTTATGCAAGAATCTATAAAAGCTGCGTATAGTTATATTCGATCAAATTGTTTGTTTTTTGGTATAAAGCCCGAAAAATTCCAAAATAATGATATACATTTGCATGTACCTGAGGGTGCTGTACCAAAAGATGGCCCTTCTGCTGGCGGCGCGGTATGTACGTCTATTGTTTCTCTTATGACAAATATATCAGTTAACAAAAATGTTGCTATGACAGGCGAAGTGACATTGCGTGGTAGAGTTTTAGCTATCGGGGGCTTGAGAGAAAAATTGCTTGCAGCGCTCAGAGGATCAATCAAAACTGTGATTATACCAAGTGAAAATGAGAAAGATATGCAAGAAATTCCGGCAAGCATCAAAGAAGGGATCAACGTAGTTTTTGCTAAGAATATTGATGAAGTTATGAAAGTTGCTTTAATGCACCCCACTACTCCAATTAATGGTGATGATAATCAAAATAGTGTGCCTTCCTCTATAGAAAATAAAGATGATACTTTTCCTATATCGGAAACATTGAAGCATTAG